In one window of Henckelia pumila isolate YLH828 chromosome 1, ASM3356847v2, whole genome shotgun sequence DNA:
- the LOC140873769 gene encoding uncharacterized protein, producing the protein MAVVQVENFDNWRWFISELLEDIGFGRWTFMSDKQKGLLEALNELAPECEHRFCVRHLYQNFARKHPGVELKGMLRAAASTSNKNEFSMRIKRIEAADRKTSPYYETAAEWLNKIPPAHWARSHFLISSFSDVIVNNMTESFNIYILEARDMPIISMFEWIRTKLMSRIQMKRTGIKNYIQTPNGQNVVDLAKKECSCGSNQRTSDADFRICSPILQKEAYLRTYSYMIHAVPGEDDYCNTEYEPLGPPEVKKRAGRPKKKRKKWNR; encoded by the exons ATGGCAGTGGTGCAAGTGGAGAATTTTGATAATTGGAGATGGTTCATTAGTGAGTTGTTGGAAGACATTGGATTTGGAAGATGGACATTCATGAGTGACAAACAAAAGGGGCTGTTAGAGGCGCTTAATGAGCTTGCACCAGAGTGTGAACATAGATTTTGTGTACGCCATTTGTACCAGAATTTTGCAAGAAAGCATCCTGGTGTAGAATTGAAAGGAATGTTGCGGGCAGCGGCAAGCACATCAAATAAAAATGAGTTCTCAATGCGGATAAAAAGAATAGAAGCAGCTGATAGAAAGACTTCTCCGTATTACGAGACTGCGGCTGAATGGTTGAACAAAATCCCACCTGCTCATTGGGCCAGGTCTCATTTTCTTATTTCTTCATTTTCTGATGTCATTGTTAATAACATGACTGAatcttttaatatttatattttggagGCAAGAGATATGCCCATAATCTCTATGTTTGAATGGATTAGAACAAAATTAATGTCAAGAATTCAAATGAAGAGGACGGGAATAAAGAACTAC ATTCAGACTCCAAATGGACAAAATGTTGTTGATTTAGCCAAAAAAGAATGCAGTTGTGGAAG CAATCAGAGAACATCGGATGCAGATTTCAGAATTTGTTCACCAATACTACAAAAAGAGGCATATTTAAGGACATATTCTTACATGATTCATGCAGTACCAGGTGAAGATGATTACTGTAATACAGAATATGAGCCTCTCGGGCCACCTGAGGTAAAGAAAAGAGCTGGAAGGCCtaagaaaaaaaggaaaaaatggAATAGATGA